A single window of Dermacentor albipictus isolate Rhodes 1998 colony chromosome 1, USDA_Dalb.pri_finalv2, whole genome shotgun sequence DNA harbors:
- the LOC135915080 gene encoding sentrin-specific protease 8-like: MASHGRIVLSYHDTLLRESDMELLDEPHWVNDNIIWFWMQYLENELYASRCDTLAFVGPDVVQLVKLGAALNVDQVLKSLELKQKELILLPVNDCQDFDLPGGCHWSLLVYNQTRKIFEHYDSTKGHNHSHAKSIARALAPLLSLREVRVVESDCLQQHNSFDCGLYVMYNLQQVCAEHIVLPEADGSRRTLLTSWMQQNRKTLKELIVKLSEPCA; encoded by the coding sequence ATGGCTTCTCATGGTAGGATAGTACTGAGTTACCATGACACGCTTCTCCGCGAGTCAGACATGGAGTTACTGGACGAACCGCACTGGGTGAACGACAACATCATCTGGTTCTGGATGCAGTACCTTGAAAACGAACTCTATGCATCGCGCTGTGATACCCTCGCCTTCGTAGGACCCGACGTTGTACAACTTGTCAAGCTGGGTGCTGCGCTCAACGTTGATCAGGTGCTCAAGTCGCTGGAACTGAAACAAAAAGAGTTGATATTGTTGCCAGTCAACGACTGTCAAGATTTCGACCTGCCTGGCGGTTGTCACTGGAGCCTTCTCGTTTATAATCAAACCAGAAAGATATTCGAGCACTATGACTCGACCAAGGGACACAACCACTCCCACGCTAAGTCAATTGCTCGAGCTTTAGCCCCTCTTCTATCGCTACGGGAAGTTCGAGTTGTCGAGTCCGACTGCCTGCAGCAACATAATTCTTTCGACTGCGGTCTTTACGTTATGTACAACCTACAACAAGTTTGCGCCGAGCATATTGTGCTTCCGGAAGCTGACGGTAGTCGTAGAACTTTGCTCACAAGTTGGATGCAACAAAATAGAAAGACACTGAAAGAACTAATCGTGAAGCTGAGTGAACCTTGCGCGTAA